In a genomic window of Gammaproteobacteria bacterium:
- the lpxB gene encoding Lipid-A-disaccharide synthase — protein sequence MIQIALVAGEVSGDILGAGLIDALRESLPEVHCEGVIGPRMAQAGCVGVADIERLAVMGIIEILSHLPELMRLRRRLVKRWTFSEPDLFVGIDAPDFNLDLECRLRTRGIPTVHYVSPSVWAWRPWRVRKIARAADLVLTLFPFEADFYANYGITARFVGHPLADAIPLESEHATARRALELPETGEIVALLPGSRRSEVEFLASDFFAAAQWLTARRPKLRFILPLAAPHLRPSLEQAITKTGKGLTLTVLDGHAQEALAAADVALLASGTAALEALLVGRPMVVAYRLAPLTYHLVKPMMRVPYYSLPNHLAGRFMVPELIQDSATPAALGRAVLHYLEYPEQRTALIAEFQAIHRRLRQNANHRAADALLELLATRRNQKQPIRS from the coding sequence ATGATCCAAATTGCCCTGGTTGCCGGCGAGGTTTCTGGAGACATCCTTGGAGCCGGACTAATCGATGCCTTGCGGGAATCACTGCCCGAGGTTCACTGCGAGGGAGTCATTGGACCACGCATGGCGCAGGCAGGTTGCGTCGGTGTGGCGGATATCGAACGCCTGGCGGTCATGGGCATTATCGAGATATTAAGTCACTTGCCGGAACTGATGCGACTACGTCGTCGCCTTGTCAAACGCTGGACTTTCAGCGAGCCTGACTTATTCGTGGGCATTGATGCCCCTGATTTTAACCTAGACCTGGAATGCCGCTTGCGCACGCGTGGCATTCCCACCGTTCATTATGTAAGCCCATCGGTGTGGGCATGGCGTCCGTGGCGAGTACGCAAGATTGCGCGCGCCGCAGATTTAGTCCTTACCCTGTTTCCCTTTGAAGCGGATTTTTACGCCAATTACGGAATCACCGCCCGTTTCGTTGGCCATCCCCTCGCGGATGCCATCCCCTTAGAATCTGAGCACGCCACTGCGCGTCGCGCACTGGAATTACCCGAAACCGGAGAAATCGTCGCATTGCTGCCGGGTAGTCGACGGAGCGAAGTCGAGTTTCTTGCCAGCGATTTTTTCGCCGCCGCTCAATGGTTGACGGCACGCCGCCCAAAATTGCGATTTATTCTACCCTTGGCCGCTCCCCATTTGCGTCCCTCTTTGGAGCAGGCGATAACAAAAACCGGAAAAGGGCTGACATTGACTGTGCTTGATGGCCACGCCCAGGAGGCGCTGGCAGCAGCGGACGTGGCTCTACTGGCATCGGGAACCGCCGCCCTTGAGGCCCTGTTGGTAGGTAGACCAATGGTCGTGGCCTACCGTCTTGCTCCCCTGACTTATCACCTTGTCAAACCGATGATGCGAGTTCCTTATTACTCTTTACCCAATCATTTGGCCGGACGTTTCATGGTGCCTGAGCTAATTCAGGACTCTGCCACTCCCGCAGCCTTGGGAAGGGCGGTGCTACATTATCTGGAGTACCCAGAGCAAAGAACGGCTTTAATCGCTGAATTTCAAGCTATTCACCGTCGCTTGCGCCAAAATGCTAATCATAGAGCAGCCGATGCGTTGCTCGAATTACTGGCAACGCGGCGCAATCAAAAACAACCGATCCGTAGTTAA
- the pilH gene encoding Protein PilH, with the protein MAHILIVDDSPTDVYILKTILERHGYRTSSADNGTAAVALARREHPDVVLMDIVMPGISGFQATRLLNKDPATSSIPVIVVTTKDQEADKVWAFRQGARDYLVKPVFESDLIAKIQAVLGG; encoded by the coding sequence ATGGCACACATCCTGATAGTGGACGATTCTCCCACTGATGTTTATATCCTGAAGACCATACTTGAACGCCATGGATACCGGACTTCAAGTGCCGATAATGGAACTGCTGCCGTGGCCCTTGCTCGCCGGGAACATCCCGACGTGGTGCTGATGGATATCGTGATGCCCGGGATTAGCGGTTTTCAAGCGACCCGCCTGCTCAACAAGGATCCCGCAACTTCTTCGATCCCCGTTATTGTGGTGACCACCAAGGATCAGGAAGCTGACAAGGTATGGGCATTCCGCCAGGGCGCGCGGGACTATCTCGTCAAACCGGTGTTTGAATCTGATTTAATAGCGAAAATTCAAGCTGTTCTTGGTGGTTGA
- a CDS encoding diguanylate cyclase has protein sequence MTTTPDSIPAVEHSSLVNEALDNCAREPIHQIGSIQPVGVLIAFDRKERIIRAASDNLDSIFSLSAEAALNRPLIDLLGDDQMARLNDLFALDNLPEAVIWSFSLPSNNPLAQKEHQTFQSESECLSNLFSLDDVPEPAVRSLSSLCNQQLIQYDAQIFQSGDLLVIEIEGTQPAAGDVFHELFIPIRDALWKLDAETDLGRYAQAAVEQLRLLTSFDRVMMYRFDNNWDGEVIAESKIETACSYLGNHFPASDIPPQARALYTRNLVRLIADVDAKPVPIRQIGGSDAHPLDLSHSWLRSLSPVHVTYLRHMGVQASLSISLVQNDQLWGLLACHHFSPKYANLRARELDEFIGRVVSLKLLNMDNAERTALNGKIRDLLYEMTDLIRRSSDLDTVIQAMKGKLLGLVRSTGAIVAIDGQRHRIGDAPRDSVIDRLLEKLPPGFMSSVFHTESVAELMGEMSDLTPEDLLIGGMMLAPLDHALKNFVMWFRPSVVRTLRWAGRPDKTVTRDATGVSLSPRASFKTWIETYRGKSLPWSQVEIDAAHSLSLSIIEVMTQKALKNSEESYRLLAENSTDMIARLDLAGHFRFASPACLELLGLESVDIIGIGLEETLDEEQEKIQLLLTNLKPLGATVTTVARGHRPDGRILWIEATLKHTLGWQGEDEIVLNARDVTQRYSYQLAIEEVHRRNSRILESAGEALISLDREGHVIYANEATFKMLGGSERHLIGAYFCTAFCGKADENFCQYPQEKCSFLATLKDGETRQGFHPFFKFAEQPPILLNYVTSPLTEKGDITGSIVVFSETTHKAGATTEAILEQATEAVLVTDAAGRITSVNRAFTEITGFSAEEAVGRTPSILNSGVHTAHFFQEFWQQLKNYRRWKGEIWNRRKNGEIYPQLGSITAIVDEADEIQNYVAVFSDISKAKQAEDKLYHIAHHDTLTGLPNRMYCIEQLGQALEQARREGFGVAVVFIDLDRFKIINDTLGHAFGDLYLKAVVERLLAATRKQDILSRWGGDEFILAMERVGDNQTIAEAIKRLLSCLATPVYLDGHELVPTASIGISCYPEDATLPADLIKAADTAMYQAKQQGRNGFAFYAKNMSLELDRKLVLTAELHHAIQERQFFLLYQPQIDTCTGAISGVEALVRWQHPVRGVQAPGIFLPMVEELGLIEEMGYWVLNEACRQMKIWIDLGVPVPRVAVNIAPSQLKATFVQTVADAIHAAGIEPGHLEIEITEGALEVNDQIRRITAGLRNLGVSLSVDDFGTGYSSLSHIKLFPINCFKIDKSFVDGVPENAADVAIVRTIVALASSLRIEVIAEGAETAEQVEFLRAEGVTSIQGFYFGRPMTPEQIASFDNPADVFQPNEKNAVLSGAMSQDLNRMLHERLKHHPVLRTRMENFLTMLEDTSRDIEQVVAAERRVVEELQILTRHFGKP, from the coding sequence ATGACTACCACGCCTGATTCCATACCAGCAGTCGAACATTCCAGTCTTGTCAACGAGGCGCTGGATAATTGCGCCCGTGAACCGATCCACCAGATTGGCAGTATCCAGCCGGTCGGCGTGTTGATCGCATTTGACCGCAAGGAACGAATCATTCGCGCCGCCAGCGATAATCTTGACAGCATTTTTTCGTTGAGCGCCGAAGCCGCGCTTAATCGGCCATTGATCGATTTGCTCGGCGATGATCAAATGGCGCGGTTAAACGATTTGTTTGCATTGGATAACCTGCCCGAAGCCGTTATTTGGTCATTTTCGTTACCGAGCAATAACCCATTGGCTCAAAAAGAACACCAAACATTTCAATCAGAATCGGAATGTCTAAGTAACTTATTTTCTCTGGACGATGTACCCGAACCTGCTGTTCGGTCACTTTCGTCGCTTTGTAATCAGCAATTGATTCAATACGACGCGCAAATATTTCAATCTGGCGATCTCTTGGTGATTGAGATCGAGGGGACACAACCAGCGGCTGGTGATGTCTTTCACGAATTATTTATCCCAATTCGTGACGCACTCTGGAAACTCGACGCCGAAACCGATCTCGGGCGCTATGCCCAGGCGGCGGTTGAGCAACTGCGTCTGCTCACCAGCTTTGACCGGGTGATGATGTATCGCTTCGACAACAATTGGGACGGTGAGGTTATTGCCGAAAGCAAGATTGAAACTGCGTGTTCCTATTTGGGCAACCACTTCCCTGCCTCTGATATCCCGCCCCAGGCGCGGGCACTCTACACGCGTAATTTGGTGCGCTTGATTGCCGACGTTGACGCCAAGCCCGTGCCTATCCGGCAGATTGGTGGCAGCGACGCGCATCCGCTTGATCTTAGCCATTCCTGGTTGCGGAGCTTGTCGCCGGTGCATGTCACTTACCTGCGCCACATGGGCGTCCAGGCCAGCCTCAGCATCTCGCTGGTGCAAAATGATCAACTCTGGGGCCTGCTGGCTTGTCATCATTTTTCGCCGAAATACGCGAACCTGCGAGCGCGTGAACTCGACGAATTCATCGGTCGGGTGGTGTCTCTCAAGCTGCTCAATATGGACAATGCGGAACGCACTGCTCTCAATGGCAAAATCCGTGATTTGCTTTACGAAATGACCGATTTAATTCGTCGTTCGAGCGATCTGGATACGGTCATTCAGGCCATGAAAGGCAAATTATTGGGCCTGGTAAGGAGCACCGGCGCTATTGTCGCAATTGACGGACAACGTCATCGAATCGGTGATGCGCCCCGTGATTCAGTAATCGACCGCCTCCTGGAAAAGTTACCACCCGGTTTCATGTCGTCGGTATTTCATACCGAAAGCGTGGCTGAACTGATGGGAGAGATGTCGGACTTGACGCCGGAGGATTTATTAATCGGCGGCATGATGTTGGCTCCCCTCGATCACGCGCTGAAAAATTTCGTGATGTGGTTTCGTCCGAGCGTGGTTCGCACCCTGCGCTGGGCAGGCAGGCCGGACAAAACGGTGACCCGCGACGCTACAGGCGTGTCACTATCACCTCGTGCATCTTTTAAGACTTGGATCGAAACCTACCGTGGCAAGTCCTTGCCCTGGTCGCAGGTCGAAATCGACGCTGCTCATTCTCTTTCTCTGTCGATCATTGAGGTCATGACCCAGAAAGCACTCAAGAACAGCGAGGAAAGTTACCGCTTACTGGCGGAAAACTCGACCGACATGATTGCGCGACTGGATCTGGCTGGCCATTTTCGTTTCGCCTCACCTGCCTGCCTTGAACTCTTGGGCCTAGAAAGCGTCGATATCATCGGCATTGGGCTGGAAGAGACTCTCGATGAAGAGCAAGAAAAGATTCAACTTCTCTTGACAAATCTAAAACCACTGGGTGCCACCGTGACCACGGTGGCGCGAGGACATCGACCAGATGGCAGAATTCTATGGATTGAAGCAACGCTCAAGCATACCCTAGGCTGGCAGGGCGAGGATGAAATTGTCCTCAACGCCCGTGATGTCACCCAGCGTTATAGCTATCAGCTAGCGATTGAGGAGGTTCATCGCCGCAATTCTCGTATTCTGGAGTCAGCAGGTGAGGCACTGATTAGCCTCGACCGTGAAGGCCATGTTATTTATGCCAACGAAGCTACGTTCAAGATGCTGGGAGGATCAGAGCGGCATTTGATTGGCGCTTATTTTTGCACAGCATTCTGTGGCAAGGCAGATGAAAATTTTTGCCAATATCCTCAGGAAAAATGCTCATTTTTGGCGACCCTGAAAGATGGCGAGACTCGGCAAGGCTTTCATCCATTCTTCAAGTTCGCGGAACAACCGCCAATTCTGTTGAACTACGTTACCAGCCCATTAACGGAAAAGGGAGATATCACCGGCAGTATCGTCGTATTCAGCGAGACCACGCACAAAGCCGGGGCAACCACCGAAGCGATTCTTGAACAAGCTACCGAAGCTGTGCTGGTCACCGACGCTGCTGGCCGCATTACTTCGGTCAATCGAGCCTTTACCGAGATCACGGGTTTTAGTGCCGAGGAAGCAGTGGGACGCACACCATCAATTCTCAATTCCGGCGTCCATACCGCACATTTTTTTCAAGAATTCTGGCAACAATTAAAAAATTATCGTCGTTGGAAAGGGGAAATCTGGAACCGACGCAAGAACGGTGAAATCTATCCCCAGTTGGGCAGCATTACCGCGATTGTCGATGAGGCGGACGAAATCCAGAATTATGTTGCGGTCTTTTCCGACATTTCCAAGGCCAAACAGGCTGAGGACAAGCTCTACCATATCGCCCACCACGATACCCTGACCGGATTACCCAATCGTATGTATTGTATCGAGCAATTGGGTCAAGCCCTAGAACAAGCACGACGCGAGGGTTTTGGCGTGGCGGTGGTGTTTATTGACCTGGACCGCTTCAAGATTATCAACGATACCCTGGGTCACGCCTTCGGTGATCTCTACCTGAAGGCGGTAGTGGAACGCCTGTTGGCGGCTACCCGCAAGCAGGACATCCTTTCCCGCTGGGGCGGTGATGAGTTTATTTTGGCCATGGAAAGGGTAGGGGACAATCAAACGATAGCAGAGGCCATTAAACGCTTGCTGTCCTGCCTGGCAACGCCAGTTTATCTGGATGGACACGAATTGGTCCCGACAGCAAGCATTGGCATCAGTTGCTATCCCGAAGATGCCACCCTTCCCGCCGATCTCATCAAGGCGGCGGATACCGCCATGTATCAGGCAAAGCAGCAGGGGCGCAACGGTTTCGCGTTTTATGCCAAAAACATGAGCTTGGAGCTGGATCGGAAATTAGTGTTGACCGCTGAATTGCACCACGCCATTCAGGAACGGCAGTTCTTTCTGCTCTATCAACCACAGATAGATACATGCACGGGGGCAATCAGCGGAGTAGAAGCTCTAGTGCGGTGGCAGCATCCGGTTCGTGGCGTACAAGCACCCGGAATTTTCCTGCCCATGGTTGAGGAACTGGGCCTGATTGAAGAAATGGGTTACTGGGTGCTCAACGAGGCCTGTCGACAGATGAAGATCTGGATTGATTTGGGAGTACCGGTGCCACGGGTTGCGGTCAATATTGCACCTTCCCAGTTAAAGGCTACTTTTGTGCAAACCGTGGCTGATGCCATCCACGCAGCAGGAATCGAACCTGGACATCTGGAGATCGAAATTACCGAGGGCGCGCTGGAAGTCAACGACCAAATCCGCCGCATTACTGCGGGTCTCCGCAATTTGGGCGTTTCTTTGTCGGTAGACGATTTTGGTACGGGTTACTCTTCACTTTCACATATCAAATTATTTCCCATCAACTGCTTCAAAATCGATAAATCCTTCGTCGATGGTGTGCCGGAAAACGCAGCAGATGTCGCCATCGTGCGCACCATTGTCGCGCTGGCCTCCAGCCTGCGGATAGAGGTGATTGCCGAGGGCGCGGAGACCGCAGAGCAAGTTGAATTCCTGCGTGCCGAAGGGGTCACCAGCATTCAGGGTTTTTATTTTGGCCGTCCCATGACTCCCGAACAAATTGCAAGTTTCGATAACCCCGCAGACGTGTTTCAACCTAATGAAAAAAATGCTGTATTGTCTGGCGCGATGTCGCAAGACCTCAATCGAATGTTGCATGAACGTTTGAAGCATCATCCGGTATTACGTACCAGGATGGAAAATTTTTTGACCATGCTGGAAGACACCAGCAGGGATATTGAACAAGTCGTTGCCGCAGAGCGTCGCGTAGTTGAAGAATTACAAATTTTGACCCGTCACTTCGGTAAGCCTTAA
- the pilJ gene encoding Protein PilJ, producing MMAARLLRDDSRERPATFNFKVKKTGGRRFLPMAKARGFRAEFGMQKIIKSSGNMGMGIGQPLIIVLMMIVLVLMGSTFYHVSVNEGYDEQYRNITADLQLLTQRLARAAQAIIPSGNTTLAPLKENRARFENNLDLLEKGSETTSLPPTPATVAQEFKAVKTRWLKVRENIDLVLSAAVDFNGLLDLAARIQDQAIPEIFRQLDEVLRVLVEKNTSAVLLDHASRQRALVQRISHQIDRFRLGIGDATQIANSLARDLALFVKVMEGLQKGDELLQIKPIQDPEARDKLTQLVKQTQIFKGQVEQLLEKKNIVFNVQKATAQIGEQGELLLMDCAALRNIYGRLGGTRWISRPVGYLLAGVAFLLLAWMGTSLLGDVRRRQQESEKLQQAAADTSRRNQEAILRLLDEITNLADGDLTVRATVTEDFTGAIADSINYAVDALRDLVAAINTTTVQVSGAAQETQATAMHLAEASEHQAQEIRRASSTVDAMAQAMEQMATKADDAVVVAQNSVRTAKQGAEAVRDTIKGMGAIRDQIQETSKRIKRLGESSQEIGEILALINDISDQTNILALNAAIQAAMAGEAGRGFAVVADEVQRLAERAGNATKQIDALVRTIQSDTNETVISMEETTTDVVRGAKLAEDAGGALSEIDNVSAQLAELIHQISQSAQGQVRSAVHISETMNVIQEITTQTSAGTQDTAASIGHLADLSNELRRSVAGFKLPVRG from the coding sequence ATGATGGCTGCCAGGCTCTTACGAGATGACAGTCGGGAAAGACCGGCAACTTTTAATTTCAAGGTCAAAAAAACAGGAGGACGGCGTTTCCTCCCCATGGCTAAAGCCAGGGGTTTCCGCGCCGAATTTGGAATGCAAAAAATCATTAAATCGTCGGGCAACATGGGAATGGGCATCGGCCAACCCCTGATCATCGTGCTGATGATGATCGTCCTGGTGTTGATGGGAAGCACTTTTTACCATGTATCCGTCAACGAAGGTTACGATGAACAGTATCGAAACATTACCGCCGACCTGCAATTGTTGACCCAGCGTTTAGCCAGGGCGGCACAGGCGATTATACCCAGTGGCAATACCACCCTTGCTCCGCTCAAAGAAAATCGTGCGCGATTCGAGAACAATCTCGATTTATTGGAGAAAGGCAGCGAAACCACCAGTCTGCCTCCAACGCCCGCCACCGTGGCGCAGGAATTCAAGGCGGTTAAGACTCGCTGGCTTAAGGTTCGTGAAAATATCGATTTGGTATTGTCCGCTGCTGTGGATTTTAATGGCCTGCTTGATCTCGCTGCACGCATTCAAGATCAGGCTATCCCGGAAATTTTCCGCCAACTTGATGAAGTACTGCGAGTGCTGGTGGAGAAAAATACTTCTGCGGTCTTACTTGACCACGCCAGTCGCCAGCGGGCGCTCGTCCAGCGCATCTCCCACCAGATTGATCGTTTCCGGCTAGGAATTGGGGATGCAACCCAGATCGCCAATAGTCTAGCGCGTGACCTGGCATTGTTTGTCAAAGTGATGGAAGGTCTGCAAAAAGGCGACGAGCTGCTTCAGATTAAACCCATTCAAGATCCGGAGGCACGCGATAAACTCACACAATTGGTCAAGCAGACGCAGATATTCAAGGGTCAGGTCGAGCAGTTATTGGAAAAAAAGAACATCGTATTCAATGTTCAAAAAGCCACAGCCCAAATTGGCGAGCAAGGCGAACTCTTGCTGATGGATTGCGCAGCACTGCGCAATATTTATGGCCGACTTGGCGGGACTCGCTGGATTTCACGTCCGGTGGGCTATCTATTGGCTGGAGTTGCCTTCCTATTGCTAGCGTGGATGGGTACCAGCCTTCTAGGTGATGTGCGCCGTCGCCAGCAGGAAAGCGAAAAGCTGCAACAAGCCGCCGCCGACACGAGTCGTCGCAATCAGGAAGCGATCCTGCGGTTGCTCGATGAGATTACCAATCTTGCCGACGGTGACCTTACGGTGCGCGCTACTGTCACCGAGGACTTTACCGGGGCTATCGCCGATTCCATCAATTATGCAGTTGATGCCCTGCGTGACCTCGTGGCCGCGATTAATACCACGACTGTCCAGGTATCCGGTGCCGCGCAAGAAACTCAGGCTACTGCTATGCACCTCGCCGAGGCAAGTGAGCACCAGGCACAGGAAATTCGACGCGCCAGCTCCACAGTTGATGCTATGGCGCAAGCCATGGAACAGATGGCAACCAAGGCCGACGACGCCGTGGTCGTGGCCCAGAATTCGGTGCGTACCGCTAAACAGGGTGCCGAGGCAGTGCGCGACACCATCAAGGGCATGGGTGCCATCCGTGACCAGATTCAAGAGACTTCAAAGCGTATCAAGCGACTGGGTGAGTCTTCCCAAGAAATCGGTGAAATTCTGGCGCTTATTAACGATATTTCCGATCAAACCAATATTTTGGCGCTCAACGCCGCAATCCAGGCGGCTATGGCGGGAGAGGCGGGGCGCGGCTTTGCGGTGGTAGCCGACGAGGTGCAACGCCTAGCGGAGCGCGCTGGTAACGCTACTAAGCAGATCGATGCCCTGGTACGGACCATTCAGAGTGATACCAATGAGACGGTCATTTCCATGGAGGAGACTACCACCGACGTGGTACGCGGTGCCAAGCTCGCCGAAGACGCAGGCGGCGCTCTCTCCGAGATCGACAACGTTTCTGCCCAGCTCGCTGAACTTATTCACCAGATATCTCAATCGGCTCAGGGACAAGTTCGCAGTGCCGTTCATATTTCTGAAACCATGAACGTCATCCAGGAAATTACTACCCAAACTTCTGCGGGTACCCAAGATACCGCCGCCTCCATCGGACATCTCGCTGATCTTTCAAATGAATTACGGCGGTCGGTAGCAGGTTTCAAACTGCCCGTGCGCGGTTAG
- the pilG gene encoding Protein PilG encodes MVLDENKDSGFEGLKVMVIDDSKTIRRTAELLLKNVGCEVIIAGDGFEALAKVADHRPDIVFVDIMMPRLDGYQTTALIKRNSRFSNTPVIMLSSKDGIFDRARGRIVGCEEYLTKPFTKEDLLGAIKRHVLNVAKTSISLK; translated from the coding sequence ATGGTGCTTGACGAGAATAAGGACAGCGGGTTTGAAGGCTTGAAGGTGATGGTAATCGATGATAGCAAGACTATTCGCCGTACTGCCGAACTCCTGCTTAAAAACGTCGGTTGCGAGGTTATCATCGCGGGTGACGGTTTCGAAGCGTTGGCCAAGGTTGCCGACCACCGTCCAGATATTGTCTTCGTTGACATCATGATGCCTCGCCTAGATGGCTATCAAACGACGGCGCTCATCAAGCGCAATAGCCGGTTCAGTAATACCCCGGTAATCATGCTTTCCAGCAAGGATGGCATTTTCGACCGTGCCCGGGGGCGAATTGTGGGCTGTGAGGAATATTTGACCAAGCCCTTCACCAAGGAAGATCTGCTGGGCGCCATTAAGCGGCATGTACTCAATGTCGCTAAAACTTCGATATCATTAAAGTAG
- the pilI gene encoding Protein PilI, whose product MDHSDPFLLLHHIEARARARDRDLPRRVEGKQVWSGIVFRLGTEELVAPLIEISEVLAYPTVSRVPGVKAWVKGIANFRGNLLPIMDLRTLLEGIPVVQDRRNRVLVVSHKEIFAGLLVDEVIGLRHFQQEESSLRPPTINTAFAAYLQGGFERNGRFTPVFGFHALAESREFMEVAAT is encoded by the coding sequence ATGGACCATTCAGATCCGTTCTTATTACTCCATCACATCGAGGCCCGCGCCCGTGCTCGTGACCGAGATTTACCGCGTCGCGTTGAGGGTAAGCAGGTTTGGTCAGGAATCGTTTTTCGACTTGGCACCGAGGAGCTGGTCGCACCGCTAATCGAAATTAGCGAAGTATTGGCTTACCCCACTGTCTCGCGGGTGCCAGGCGTCAAGGCGTGGGTAAAGGGAATCGCCAATTTCCGGGGTAATCTCCTTCCCATTATGGATCTGCGTACTCTGCTGGAAGGGATTCCCGTCGTCCAGGACCGACGCAATCGGGTTTTGGTAGTCAGTCATAAAGAAATTTTTGCGGGATTGCTGGTGGATGAAGTGATTGGGCTTCGTCATTTTCAACAAGAAGAATCCAGCCTGCGGCCACCAACAATCAATACTGCGTTCGCGGCCTATCTCCAGGGAGGATTCGAGCGCAACGGACGATTCACACCCGTATTTGGATTTCATGCGCTCGCGGAAAGTCGAGAGTTCATGGAAGTAGCGGCGACGTAG